The Delphinus delphis chromosome 10, mDelDel1.2, whole genome shotgun sequence genome includes a region encoding these proteins:
- the GCM1 gene encoding chorion-specific transcription factor GCMa: MELENVDSEDKETLSWDINDMKLPQNVKKTDWFQEWPDAYEKHIYSSEDRNAQRHMSSWAMRNTNNHNSRILKKSCLGVVVCSRDCLVAEGRKVYLRPAICDKARQKQQRKHCPNCDGPLKLVPCRGHGGFPVTNFWRHDGRFIFFQSKGEHDHPKPETKLEAEARRAMKKAHSASSSVSSKMKQGPQIKPLPGETQSWESLTWSFQEGVQLPGSYSGHLIGNAPQPKALNDGSSFSESYGLGRTSDPRDPTPTLGPTQLYEKCNLSNSRVSSSQDLLQPPVSGVFSDYSDLQTWNKNVALGRNPSNDNSCPSYPFPLTSWPYDFSPSQSSSEPFLQQIPMEPPAPKTSCHPFWPNQGGELYEEKVHVDFNSYHPSTTCHSPQEDPFLLTYTSQPHHQYSLPGKSSKWDFDEEMRYMGLDHCNNEMLLNLCPLR; the protein is encoded by the exons ATGGAACTTGAGAACGTTGATTCTGAGGACAAAGAGACGTTAAGCTGGGATATTAATGATATGAAACTGCCACAG AACGTGAAAAAGACGGACTGGTTCCAGGAATGGCCAGATGCCTACGAGAAGCACATCTACAGCTCGGAGGACAGGAATGCGCAGCGGCACATGAGCAGCTGGGCCATGCGCAACACCAACAATCACAACTCCCGCATCCTCAAGAAGTCCTGCCTGGGCGTGGTGGTCTGCAGCCGCGACTGCCTCGTCGCTGAGGGCCGCAAGGTCTACCTGAGGCCTGCCATCTGCGACAAGGCCCGGCAGAAGCAGCAGA GGAAACACTGTCCCAACTGCGATGGGCCCCTGAAGCTCGTTCCCTGCCGAGGCCACGGGGGCTTTCCTGTCACTAACTTCTGGAGGCACGACGGACGCTTCATATTTTTCCAG TCCAAGGGAGAGCATGACCATCCAAAGCCAGAAACCAAACTGGAAGCCGAGGCCAGAAGAGCAATGAAGAAAGCGCACTCCGCGTCGTCCTCTGTCTCCTCGAAGATGAAGCAGGGCCCGCAGATAAAG ccTCTTCCAGGTGAAACACAAAGTTGGGAAAGTTTAACTTGGTCTTTCCAGGAAGGTGTCCAATTGCCTGGTAGTTACAGTGGACATTTAATAGGTAACGCTCCCCAGCCGAAGGCACTGAATGATGGCTCGTCCTTCTCTGAGAGTTATGGTCTGGGGAGAACCTCTGACCCCAGAGACCCCACTCCCACCTTGGGCCCCACTCAGCTCTACGAGAAATGCAATTTGTCCAATAGTCGGGTCTCTAGCAGCCAGGATCTGCTTCAGCCTCCTGTCTCTGGAGTCTTCTCTGATTACAGTGATCTGCAAACATGGAATAAGAATGTTGCTTTGGGGAGAAATCCTTCCAATGACAACAGTTGTCCCAGTTACCCTTTTCCTCTGACCAGCTGGCCTTACGACTTCTCCCCTTCCCAGAGCTCTTCAGAACCCTTTCTCCAGCAGATTCCCATGGAACCACCAGCACCCAAAACTAGCTGTCACCCCTTCTGGCCAAATCAAGGGGGTGAACTTTATGAAGAGAAGGTGCATGTGGATTTTAACAGCTACCACCCTTCCACCACTTGCCATTCACCTCAGGAAGACCCCTTTCTCCTCACCTACACCTCTCAGCCCCATCATCAATATTCTCTGCCTGGCAAGAGCAGCAAATGGGATTTTGACGAAGAAATGAGGTACATGGGTTTGGATCACTGCAACAACGAAATGCTTCTAAACCTCTGTCCTTTAAGATGA
- the FBXO9 gene encoding F-box only protein 9 isoform X2 — MQLVPDIEFKITYTRSPDGDGVGNSYIEDTDDDSKMADLLSYFQQQLTFQESVLKLCQPELESSQTHISALPMEVLMYIFRWVVSSDLDLRSLEQLSQVCRGFYICARDPEIWRLACLKVWGRSCIKLVAYTSWREMFLERPRVRFDGVYISKTTYIRQGEQSLDGFYRAWHQVEYYRYIRFFPDGHVMMLTTPEEPQSIVPRLRTRNTRTDAILLGHYRLSQDIDNQTKVFAVITKKKEEKPLDYKYRYFRRVPVQEADQNFHVGLQLCSSGHQRFNKLIWIHHSCHITYKSTGETAVTAFEIDKMYTPLLFARVRSYTAFSERPL; from the exons CATCGAAGATACCGATGATGACAGCAAGATGGCAGACCTCCTGTCCTACTTCCAGCAGCAGCTCACGTTTCAGGAGTCTGTGCTCAAACTGTGTCAGCCCGAACTTGAGAGCAGTCAGACTCACATATCAG CGCTGCCGATGGAGGTCCTGATGTACATCTTCCGATGGGTGGTGTCGAGCGACCTGGACCTCAGATCGTTAGAGCAGTTGTCACAGGTGTGCAGAGGATTCTATATCTGTGCCAG AGATCCTGAAATATGGCGTTTGGCATGCTTGAAAGTTTGGGGCAGAAGCTGTATTAAACTTGTTGCATATACATCCTGGAGAGAGATGTTTTTAGAAAGGCCACGTGTTCGGTTTGATG gAGTGTATATCAGTAAAACCACGTATATTCGTCAAGGGGAACAGTCTCTTGATGGTTTCTATAGAGCCTGGCACCAAGTGGAATATTACAG GTACATAAGGTTCTTCCCAGATGGCCACGTGATGATGCTGACCACCCCTGAGGAGCCCCAGTCCATTGTTCCGCGTTTAAGAACCAGGAATACCAG aactgATGCAATTCTACTGGGTCATTATCGCTTGTCACAAGATATAGACAATCAGACGAAAGTATTTGCTGTGATAactaagaagaaagaagaa AAACCACTTGACTATAAATACAGATACTTTCGCCGTGTCCCTGTACAAGAAGCCGATCAGAATTTTCACGTGGGGCTTCAGCTGTGTTCCAGTGGCCACCAGAGATTCAACAAACTCATCTGGATACATCATTCGTGTCATATTACTTACAA ATCAACTGGAGAGACTGCGGTCACAGCTTTCGAGATCGACAAGATGTACACGCCCCTGCTGTTTGCCAGGGTGAGAAGCTACACTGCCTTCTCCGAGAGGCCCCTGTAG